Within Caldisericota bacterium, the genomic segment TGCGGCTCAAGAAGACAAGAAAGAATCTCGAAGAAAATGCTCATGTCGCAATTTCGTTCACAGATTTCAAAAGATGGGGATCCTATCAACTGAAGGGTGAAGCGAAAATATTCAAAAGCGGGGAGATTTACGAGAAAGCTTTTGATGTGATAAAGAAAACGGCTGAGAAACGAGAAGAACCAGTTGGAAAAATAGACGATCCGGAGATGAGTAAAAGAGCAAAGAAGATAAAAGAAATGCTTAAAAACCCAAATCCGAAAGCTGCTGTGTTAATAACCATCGAAGAAATATACTCGCACATGCCTAAATCGGATTGAAGAAAAAAAAGTGATAAGATGGATATAATAAAAGAGACTGTGAAAGAGCTTGGTAATCTGGGTATAAATGGAACGCTTTCAGACGTAGTTATCACCAGTTTTGCT encodes:
- a CDS encoding pyridoxamine 5'-phosphate oxidase family protein, whose translation is MSMKMSEEIKQMLDENIVYLATSTSEGKPNVVPIGLVHAISDNEVLIVDVRLKKTRKNLEENAHVAISFTDFKRWGSYQLKGEAKIFKSGEIYEKAFDVIKKTAEKREEPVGKIDDPEMSKRAKKIKEMLKNPNPKAAVLITIEEIYSHMPKSD